In Mycolicibacterium alvei, a single window of DNA contains:
- the pdxH gene encoding pyridoxamine 5'-phosphate oxidase — protein sequence MLPERDQHDLAAMRVDYVEKDGCGDLDVDWLGEDPATGWLTLLRTWLADAYRAGVAEPNAMVVATTDGEGRPVTRTVLCKSMDETGITFYTNYDSAKGTQLAAHPYASATFPWYGLGRQVHVRGPVTKVSREATEEYWSKRPRGSQLGAWASQQSSPIASRPALLDQLAEVTARFADLETVPVPPNWGGYLIAPESVEFWQGRENRVHNRIRVTGARAERLQP from the coding sequence ATGCTCCCGGAACGCGACCAACACGACCTGGCTGCCATGCGGGTGGATTACGTCGAGAAGGACGGCTGCGGCGACCTGGATGTCGACTGGCTCGGCGAGGACCCAGCCACCGGCTGGCTGACGTTGTTGCGGACCTGGCTGGCCGATGCGTACCGCGCCGGGGTGGCTGAGCCCAATGCCATGGTGGTGGCCACCACCGACGGCGAGGGACGGCCCGTCACCCGAACGGTGTTGTGCAAGAGCATGGACGAGACCGGCATCACGTTCTACACCAACTATGACTCCGCCAAGGGGACGCAACTGGCCGCGCACCCGTATGCGTCGGCGACTTTCCCCTGGTACGGGCTGGGGCGTCAGGTCCATGTGCGCGGTCCGGTGACCAAGGTGAGCCGTGAGGCCACCGAGGAGTACTGGTCCAAGCGGCCCCGGGGTTCACAGCTGGGTGCCTGGGCGTCGCAGCAGTCGAGCCCGATCGCATCGCGTCCGGCGCTGCTGGACCAGCTCGCCGAGGTGACCGCGCGGTTCGCCGATCTCGAAACGGTCCCGGTGCCGCCGAACTGGGGTGGGTACCTGATCGCGCCGGAGAGCGTGGAGTTCTGGCAGGGCCGGGAGAACCGGGTGCACAACCGAATTCGAGTGACCGGCGCTCGCGCCGAACGCCTCCAGCCTTAG
- a CDS encoding citrate synthase, giving the protein MAENPSRGQEFATLKYPGGEIDLDIVHATEGSDGIALGPLLSKTGYTTFDGGFVNTASTQSAITYIDGDAGILRYRGIPIEQLAEKSTFIEVSYLLIYGELPTTEQLEAFTTQIQRHTLLHEDLKRFFDGFPRNAHPMPVLSSAVNALSAYYQDSLDPLDKKQVELSTIRLLAKLPTIAAYAYKKSEGQPFLYPDNSLTLVENFLRMTFGFPAEPYEVDPEIVRALDMLLILHADHEQNCSTSTVRLVGSSQANLFTSISGGINALWGPLHGGANQAVLEMLEKIRTGDDDVKTFVRKVKNREDGVKLMGFGHRVYKNYDPRARIVKEQADKILGKLGGDDELLDIAKQLEEIALTDDFFIERKLYPNVDYYTGVIYRAMGFPTRMFTVLFALGRLPGWIAHWREMHSEPTKIGRPRQIYTGYTERNYLDINKR; this is encoded by the coding sequence GTGGCCGAAAACCCGTCGAGGGGGCAGGAGTTTGCCACCCTGAAGTACCCCGGTGGCGAGATTGATCTGGACATCGTCCACGCCACCGAGGGCAGTGACGGCATCGCGCTTGGTCCGTTGCTGTCCAAGACCGGCTACACCACGTTTGATGGTGGCTTCGTCAACACCGCTTCCACGCAGTCCGCCATCACCTACATCGACGGTGACGCCGGGATCTTGCGTTACCGGGGTATCCCGATCGAGCAGCTTGCCGAGAAGTCGACGTTCATCGAGGTCAGCTACCTGCTGATCTACGGTGAGCTCCCGACGACCGAGCAGTTGGAGGCGTTCACCACCCAGATCCAGCGGCACACCCTGCTGCACGAGGATCTCAAGCGGTTCTTCGACGGCTTCCCGCGCAACGCCCATCCGATGCCGGTGCTGTCCAGTGCGGTGAACGCGTTGAGCGCCTACTACCAGGATTCGCTGGATCCGCTGGACAAGAAGCAGGTCGAGCTGTCGACCATCCGACTGCTGGCCAAGCTGCCGACGATCGCGGCCTACGCGTACAAGAAGTCCGAGGGGCAGCCGTTCCTGTATCCGGACAACTCCTTGACGCTGGTGGAGAACTTCCTGCGAATGACGTTCGGGTTCCCGGCCGAGCCGTATGAGGTGGACCCCGAGATCGTCCGCGCGTTGGACATGTTGCTGATCCTGCACGCCGATCACGAGCAGAACTGTTCGACCTCCACGGTGCGCCTGGTGGGCTCGTCGCAGGCCAACCTGTTCACCTCGATCTCCGGTGGCATCAACGCGCTGTGGGGTCCGCTGCACGGCGGCGCCAACCAGGCCGTGCTGGAGATGCTGGAGAAGATCCGCACCGGCGACGACGATGTGAAGACCTTCGTCCGCAAGGTCAAGAACCGCGAAGACGGCGTGAAGCTGATGGGCTTCGGTCACCGGGTCTACAAGAACTACGACCCGCGGGCCCGCATCGTCAAGGAGCAGGCCGACAAGATCCTGGGCAAGCTCGGCGGCGACGACGAGCTGCTCGACATCGCCAAGCAGCTCGAAGAGATCGCGTTGACCGACGACTTCTTCATCGAGCGCAAGCTCTACCCGAACGTCGATTACTACACCGGCGTGATCTACCGGGCGATGGGCTTCCCGACCCGCATGTTCACCGTGCTGTTCGCGCTGGGCCGGCTGCCCGGCTGGATCGCACATTGGCGGGAGATGCATTCGGAGCCCACCAAGATCGGCCGCCCGCGCCAGATCTACACCGGCTACACCGAGCGCAATTACCTGGACATCAACAAGCGCTGA
- a CDS encoding DUF2630 family protein — translation MAKDQDILAEVHRLVAEEQELRSKLQHREIEEADEQQRLRSLEVALDQCWDLLRQRRALRETGQDPSQARIRGADEVEGYRG, via the coding sequence GTGGCCAAAGATCAGGACATCCTCGCCGAAGTTCACCGGCTCGTCGCCGAAGAGCAGGAGCTCCGGTCCAAACTGCAACACCGCGAAATCGAAGAAGCAGACGAGCAACAACGCCTGCGATCGCTGGAAGTAGCCCTCGACCAATGTTGGGACCTGTTGCGGCAACGCCGCGCACTCCGCGAAACCGGCCAGGACCCGAGCCAGGCCCGAATACGCGGCGCCGACGAGGTCGAAGGCTATCGAGGCTGA
- a CDS encoding citrate synthase 2, producing the protein MPAVPEDFVAGLEGVVAFTTEIAEPDKDGGALRYRGVDIEELVERRVTFGDAWGLLVDGCFGTGLPPAEPFPLPIHSGDVRVDVQAGLAMLAPIWGYAPLLDIDDTTARDQLARASVMALSYVAQSARGIYRPAVPQRTIDECETVTARFMTRWQGDPDPKHVEAIDAYWVTAAEHGMNASTFTARVIASTGADVAASLSGAVGAMSGPLHGGAPARVLPMIEEVEKSGDARAVVKSILDRGDKLMGFGHRVYRAEDPRARVLRATAKRLEAPRYEVAAALEQAALAELRERRPDRAIETNVEFWAAVILDFAEVPASTMPAMFTCGRTAGWCAHIMEQKRLGKLVRPAAIYVGPEPRSVQSVAGWDKIADA; encoded by the coding sequence ATGCCAGCTGTACCGGAAGACTTCGTTGCCGGCCTCGAAGGCGTCGTTGCCTTCACCACCGAAATCGCCGAACCGGACAAGGACGGCGGCGCGTTGCGCTACCGGGGCGTGGACATCGAGGAACTCGTGGAACGCCGGGTCACCTTCGGCGACGCCTGGGGACTGCTGGTCGACGGCTGTTTCGGCACGGGCCTGCCCCCGGCCGAGCCGTTCCCGCTGCCCATCCACAGCGGCGACGTCCGCGTCGACGTCCAGGCCGGGCTGGCGATGCTGGCCCCGATCTGGGGCTACGCACCGCTGTTGGACATCGACGACACCACCGCGCGTGACCAGTTGGCCCGGGCCTCGGTGATGGCCCTGTCCTACGTCGCCCAATCCGCCCGCGGCATCTACCGTCCCGCCGTGCCGCAGCGCACGATCGACGAATGCGAAACGGTCACAGCACGTTTCATGACGCGCTGGCAGGGCGACCCGGATCCCAAGCACGTCGAAGCGATCGACGCCTACTGGGTCACCGCTGCCGAGCACGGGATGAACGCGTCGACATTCACCGCCCGGGTGATCGCCTCCACCGGCGCCGATGTCGCGGCCTCCCTGTCGGGCGCGGTGGGCGCGATGAGCGGACCGCTGCACGGCGGGGCTCCGGCCCGGGTGCTGCCGATGATCGAAGAGGTCGAGAAGTCCGGTGACGCCCGTGCGGTGGTGAAATCCATCCTGGATCGCGGCGACAAGTTGATGGGCTTCGGGCACCGCGTGTACCGGGCCGAGGATCCGCGGGCCCGGGTGCTGCGGGCCACCGCCAAACGCCTTGAGGCGCCCCGCTACGAGGTGGCCGCGGCCCTGGAGCAGGCCGCACTGGCCGAGCTTCGCGAACGCCGCCCGGACCGGGCCATCGAGACCAACGTCGAGTTCTGGGCGGCGGTGATCCTGGACTTCGCCGAGGTGCCCGCCTCGACGATGCCGGCGATGTTCACCTGTGGCCGTACCGCGGGTTGGTGTGCGCACATCATGGAACAGAAGAGGCTCGGCAAGCTGGTGCGCCCGGCCGCCATCTACGTCGGCCCCGAACCGCGCAGCGTTCAGTCGGTCGCCGGATGGGACAAGATCGCCGACGCATGA
- a CDS encoding phytoene desaturase family protein has product MTEKALDAVIIGGGHNGLVAAAYLARAGRRVQVLERLDHVGGAAVSAYAFDGVDARLSRYSYLVSLLPQRIITDLGARVRLSRRRHSSYTPDPVTGGATGLSIGPQSTFDAIGAGNDAAGFTDFYRRCGLITARIWPTLLQPLRSRSEIRRELLGGQDAETVAAWDALIEQPIGHAITAAVSHDLVRGVIATDALIGTFAGIDDPSLIQNVCFLYHLMGGGTGDWNVPVGGMGAVTGALAAAAAGYGAEIITGADVYAVDPDGEVHYRQGGSARRVRSDRVLANVTPAVLAALLGEPAPDTAPGAQVKVNLMLRRLPRLRDEHVTAEQAFGGTFHVNEALSQLTGAYDNAVAGRVPDPLPCEIYCHSLTDPSILSEDLRASGAQTLTIFGLHTPHSLAAGDPDRTRDRLTSAVLNSVNSVLAEPIQDVLMEDAAGRLCIESKTTADLEQSLGMTAGNIFHGALRWPFAEDDAALETPAQRWGVATGHDRILLCGSGSVRGGAVSGIGGHNAAMASLEG; this is encoded by the coding sequence GTGACGGAAAAGGCGTTGGACGCCGTCATCATCGGCGGCGGGCACAACGGCTTGGTGGCTGCCGCCTACCTGGCCCGGGCGGGACGCCGGGTGCAGGTGCTCGAACGTCTCGACCACGTCGGCGGCGCAGCAGTATCGGCGTACGCCTTCGACGGTGTGGATGCCCGGTTGTCGAGGTACTCCTACCTCGTCAGCCTGCTGCCACAGCGCATCATCACCGATCTGGGCGCCAGAGTCCGGCTGTCGCGGCGCCGGCACTCCTCATACACCCCGGATCCGGTCACCGGCGGGGCGACCGGCCTGTCGATCGGTCCGCAGTCGACGTTCGACGCGATCGGCGCAGGCAACGACGCGGCCGGATTCACCGACTTCTACCGCCGCTGCGGGCTGATCACCGCCCGAATCTGGCCGACGCTGCTGCAGCCATTGCGCAGCAGGTCTGAGATCCGCCGGGAGCTGTTGGGCGGACAGGACGCCGAGACTGTCGCCGCCTGGGATGCCCTGATCGAACAGCCCATCGGCCACGCCATCACCGCTGCGGTATCGCACGACCTGGTACGCGGCGTGATCGCCACCGACGCCCTGATCGGCACCTTCGCTGGCATCGACGATCCGTCACTGATCCAGAACGTGTGCTTTCTCTACCATCTGATGGGCGGCGGTACCGGCGACTGGAACGTCCCGGTCGGCGGGATGGGCGCGGTCACCGGGGCCCTGGCGGCTGCTGCCGCCGGATATGGAGCCGAAATCATCACCGGCGCAGATGTTTACGCCGTCGATCCGGATGGCGAGGTGCACTACCGACAGGGTGGATCAGCCCGCCGGGTACGTTCCGACCGGGTGCTGGCCAACGTGACGCCGGCGGTACTGGCCGCACTACTCGGCGAGCCTGCACCGGATACCGCCCCCGGTGCACAGGTGAAGGTCAACCTGATGCTGCGACGACTGCCCCGACTGCGGGACGAACACGTCACGGCCGAACAGGCATTCGGCGGAACCTTCCACGTCAACGAGGCCCTCAGCCAGCTGACCGGGGCCTACGACAACGCCGTCGCCGGACGAGTACCGGACCCGCTGCCGTGCGAAATCTACTGCCACTCCTTGACCGATCCGAGCATCCTGTCCGAGGATCTGCGGGCCTCGGGTGCCCAGACCCTGACCATCTTCGGACTGCACACTCCGCACTCACTGGCGGCCGGCGACCCTGACCGCACGCGCGACCGGCTGACCTCAGCGGTGCTGAACTCAGTGAATTCCGTTCTGGCCGAGCCGATCCAGGACGTCCTGATGGAGGACGCGGCCGGCCGACTGTGTATCGAATCCAAGACCACCGCCGATTTGGAGCAGTCCCTCGGGATGACCGCGGGCAATATCTTCCACGGTGCGCTGCGGTGGCCGTTCGCCGAAGACGACGCCGCGTTGGAGACACCGGCGCAACGCTGGGGTGTGGCGACCGGTCACGACCGGATCCTGTTGTGCGGCTCGGGATCCGTGCGTGGCGGCGCAGTCTCGGGCATCGGCGGACACAACGCGGCGATGGCAAGCCTCGAAGGCTGA
- the arfC gene encoding channel accessory protein ArfC, sunset domain variant: MSDVNWWLMALAFVLGLVLTLALTLRRVKREVPVYGALGRRPDATAKGGTAAAATAVVDDATTRLPRAGAVDEPTTKLPKATSAGAAAAAAGAAGAAGAAKFASGGGAHEAADDDGVDVEVVEKTPYGAGSVRVSGAGTPTGYLIKGNEDSMLYHSPESPSYAVTIAEIWFADVESAEKAGFNRWDSGKSQRDKK, translated from the coding sequence ATGAGCGATGTGAACTGGTGGTTGATGGCCCTGGCCTTCGTGCTCGGGCTGGTGCTGACATTGGCATTGACACTGCGCCGGGTGAAGCGGGAGGTCCCGGTATACGGTGCCCTCGGCCGTCGGCCTGACGCTACGGCAAAGGGCGGAACTGCCGCCGCGGCAACGGCTGTCGTCGATGACGCCACGACCCGGCTGCCTCGGGCCGGTGCCGTCGACGAGCCGACCACGAAGCTGCCCAAGGCCACCAGCGCCGGTGCAGCAGCGGCGGCTGCCGGTGCGGCTGGTGCGGCTGGTGCGGCCAAGTTCGCCTCCGGCGGAGGTGCCCATGAGGCGGCCGATGACGACGGCGTGGATGTCGAGGTCGTCGAGAAGACGCCGTACGGTGCCGGTTCGGTCCGGGTCTCGGGTGCGGGCACCCCGACGGGTTATCTGATCAAGGGCAACGAGGACTCGATGCTCTATCACTCGCCGGAGAGCCCGTCCTACGCGGTGACCATCGCCGAGATCTGGTTCGCCGATGTCGAATCCGCCGAGAAGGCGGGCTTCAACCGGTGGGACAGCGGTAAGTCCCAGCGCGACAAGAAGTAG
- a CDS encoding TetR/AcrR family transcriptional regulator: MRQDGLRERKKQRTRAMLIEAAIDLCDRQGFEQTTVEQIAAVADVSPRTFSRYFATKDAIVLAFIDEVAESVAIELTAQPADIGHFDALYRAHVQAFLKTKTASPAQLTADRLLASARIVTSSPTLMNTASEFRADAVNVALARRMGVPGDDRRLKVTAVVWGAIIMTAIADLGSRANWASVTVDDIVARIESTYADFLSVVAGAG; this comes from the coding sequence ATGCGGCAGGACGGTTTGCGTGAACGTAAGAAGCAACGCACCCGGGCGATGTTGATCGAGGCCGCGATCGATCTGTGCGACCGCCAGGGATTCGAGCAGACCACCGTCGAGCAGATCGCGGCGGTCGCCGATGTCTCTCCGCGCACCTTCAGCCGCTACTTCGCCACCAAGGATGCCATCGTCCTGGCGTTCATCGATGAGGTGGCCGAGAGCGTCGCGATCGAGCTGACGGCGCAGCCGGCCGACATCGGCCATTTCGACGCCTTGTACCGGGCTCACGTACAGGCGTTCCTCAAGACCAAGACCGCGTCGCCGGCCCAACTCACGGCCGATCGTCTGTTGGCGTCGGCGCGCATCGTGACCTCGTCGCCGACGTTGATGAACACGGCGTCGGAGTTCCGGGCCGATGCGGTCAACGTGGCGCTGGCACGGCGGATGGGCGTGCCCGGCGACGATCGGCGGCTCAAGGTAACGGCCGTCGTGTGGGGGGCGATCATCATGACTGCCATCGCTGACCTGGGATCTCGGGCGAACTGGGCCTCGGTGACCGTCGACGACATCGTCGCGCGGATCGAGTCGACCTACGCCGATTTTCTGTCGGTCGTTGCGGGTGCCGGGTAG
- a CDS encoding VOC family protein yields MAIEVTPAVLPHLVVDDAAAAIDFYVKAFGATELGRVPRPDGKLIHAALGINGSTVMLNDDFPEYNDGKSTTPKALGGTPVTIHLTVTDVEAKFARAVEAGAEVVMPLEDQFWGDRYGMVRDPFGHLWSLGQPVREVSPEEIAQAMQSGT; encoded by the coding sequence ATGGCGATCGAAGTAACACCCGCAGTCCTGCCGCATCTGGTTGTCGACGACGCCGCCGCAGCAATTGACTTCTACGTCAAGGCATTCGGTGCCACCGAGTTGGGCCGGGTCCCCAGGCCCGACGGCAAGCTCATCCACGCCGCGCTCGGCATCAACGGGTCGACGGTCATGCTCAATGACGACTTTCCCGAGTACAACGACGGCAAGTCGACGACACCCAAGGCCCTGGGCGGCACCCCGGTGACCATCCATCTCACGGTGACCGATGTCGAGGCGAAGTTCGCCAGGGCGGTCGAGGCCGGCGCCGAGGTGGTCATGCCGCTGGAGGACCAGTTCTGGGGTGACCGCTACGGCATGGTGCGCGACCCGTTCGGTCACCTGTGGTCACTCGGGCAGCCGGTCCGCGAGGTCAGCCCGGAAGAGATCGCGCAGGCCATGCAGTCGGGGACGTAG
- a CDS encoding MFS transporter, which produces MNATVGPLGARRKAIILVSCCLSLLIVSMDATIVNVALPSIRADLAASPSQLQWIVDVYTLVLASLLLLAGATGDRFGRRRTFQLGLTIFAVASLLCSLAPNIETLIAARFLQAIGGSMLNPVAMSIITQVFTGRVERARAIGIWGGVVGISMALGPIVGGALIEYVDWRAVFWINLPICVLAVVLTAIFVPESKSATMRDLDPLGQILGVAFLFAVVFVLIEGPGYGWTDPRTLAVAVIALLALVAFLRYESRRTDPFIDLRFFRSVPFAAATLIAVCAFAAYGAFLFMMSLYLQTERGYSAMDTGLIYLPVAVGALIFSPLSGRLVGRYGGRPSLLVAGAAITVATILLTRLTADTPVWQLLVMFAVFGIGFSMVNAPITTTAVSGMPLDRAGAASAVASTSRQVGVSIGVALCGSVAGSALAGTGVGFAAAARPLWFVCAALGVAIFVLGVVSTTPWALRSAQRLAPLIGDHHAEEATHVR; this is translated from the coding sequence GTGAATGCAACTGTCGGCCCGCTCGGCGCCCGGCGCAAGGCGATCATTCTCGTCTCGTGTTGCCTGAGCCTGCTGATCGTGTCGATGGACGCCACCATCGTCAACGTCGCGCTGCCGAGCATCCGTGCCGATCTGGCCGCCTCCCCCTCGCAGTTGCAGTGGATCGTCGATGTCTACACCCTGGTCCTGGCCTCGCTGTTGCTACTGGCCGGCGCCACCGGCGACCGATTCGGCCGCAGGCGGACGTTTCAGTTGGGGCTGACGATCTTCGCGGTGGCCTCGTTGCTGTGCAGCCTCGCGCCCAACATCGAAACCCTCATCGCTGCACGTTTCCTCCAGGCGATCGGCGGTTCGATGCTCAACCCGGTGGCGATGTCGATCATCACCCAGGTGTTCACCGGCCGGGTGGAGCGTGCCCGCGCGATCGGCATCTGGGGTGGCGTCGTCGGTATCTCGATGGCGCTCGGGCCGATTGTCGGCGGGGCGCTGATCGAGTACGTCGACTGGCGCGCGGTGTTCTGGATCAACCTGCCGATCTGTGTCCTGGCCGTGGTGCTCACCGCGATCTTCGTCCCCGAATCAAAGTCGGCCACGATGCGTGATCTCGACCCGCTCGGCCAGATTCTGGGGGTGGCGTTCCTGTTCGCGGTCGTGTTCGTGCTCATCGAGGGTCCCGGATACGGCTGGACCGACCCGCGCACGCTGGCCGTCGCAGTGATCGCGTTGCTCGCCCTGGTGGCGTTCCTGCGCTACGAATCGCGTCGCACCGACCCGTTCATCGATCTTCGGTTCTTCCGTAGCGTGCCGTTCGCCGCGGCCACCCTGATCGCGGTCTGTGCGTTCGCCGCCTACGGGGCGTTCCTGTTCATGATGTCGCTGTACCTGCAGACCGAGCGGGGTTACTCCGCGATGGACACCGGTTTGATCTACCTGCCGGTCGCTGTCGGCGCATTGATCTTCTCGCCGTTGTCGGGGCGGTTGGTCGGTCGGTACGGCGGTCGGCCGTCGCTGTTGGTGGCGGGCGCGGCGATCACCGTGGCCACGATCCTGCTGACCCGGCTGACGGCTGATACTCCCGTGTGGCAACTGCTGGTCATGTTCGCGGTATTCGGTATCGGTTTCTCGATGGTGAACGCGCCGATCACCACGACTGCGGTCAGCGGTATGCCGTTGGACCGCGCCGGGGCGGCGTCGGCGGTGGCCTCCACCAGTCGGCAGGTCGGTGTGAGTATCGGTGTGGCACTGTGTGGTTCGGTGGCCGGGTCGGCGTTGGCGGGAACCGGTGTGGGTTTCGCCGCGGCTGCGCGACCGCTGTGGTTCGTCTGTGCCGCACTGGGTGTGGCGATCTTCGTGTTGGGTGTCGTGTCCACCACGCCGTGGGCGTTGCGCTCTGCTCAGCGGTTGGCACCGCTGATCGGGGACCACCATGCCGAGGAGGCGACCCATGTCCGTTGA
- the arfB gene encoding channel accessory protein ArfB, with product MDFVIQWLWYLLAFVVGSLVAWLISVVAVKPTSEEEAFAELPGSREIGARR from the coding sequence ATGGACTTCGTAATCCAATGGTTGTGGTATCTGCTCGCGTTCGTGGTGGGGTCGCTGGTGGCCTGGCTGATCTCAGTGGTGGCCGTCAAGCCCACCAGTGAGGAAGAGGCATTCGCCGAACTGCCCGGCTCACGTGAGATTGGAGCACGACGATGA
- a CDS encoding FKBP-type peptidyl-prolyl cis-trans isomerase, whose product MSTKPDIEFPDGPAPTELVITDLVVGDGSEAVPGGTVEVHYVGVEYDSGEEFDSSWNRGESIEFPLRGLIQGWQDGIPGMRVGGRRQLVIPPAQAYGPAGSGHRLSGKTLVFVIDLLATR is encoded by the coding sequence GTGAGTACAAAACCTGACATCGAGTTTCCGGACGGACCTGCCCCCACTGAATTGGTCATCACCGACCTGGTGGTCGGCGACGGCTCCGAGGCAGTGCCCGGCGGCACCGTCGAGGTGCATTATGTGGGCGTCGAATACGACTCCGGTGAGGAGTTCGACAGCTCATGGAATCGTGGCGAATCCATCGAGTTTCCGTTGCGGGGCTTAATTCAGGGCTGGCAGGACGGAATTCCAGGGATGCGGGTGGGTGGCCGCCGCCAACTCGTCATCCCGCCGGCCCAGGCCTATGGTCCAGCAGGTTCGGGGCACCGGCTTTCGGGTAAGACGCTGGTTTTCGTGATCGATCTGCTCGCCACTCGTTGA
- the arfA gene encoding channel-forming protein ArfA/OmpATb yields MSGSDESRTITGWQTASKLYRRPPGLGWLLALAAVPLLLGLIGWGGLDRSGKDVNLTRPDINPTATMTAPDVNAPDINAPNVNLPNLSFAPLSILRNGNDFTLSGDLPDLAAKNSLLDWLRGKFGAGVNLIDNLNLSAGVSTPDVSALGKVFDASVDIPDFNFSIEGDTLTLTGTAPSAEVRDAVEAAAKAAWPNIKLVNNIQIAAAPSAPAPPANPATPGPCAVLQGDVSALLRTPINFSTDGFVLAPASQQLLSQVADKLKSCAGAQVAVTGYTDNTGNDAINVPLSSNRAKAVADYLVSQGLAADHVTSSGAGSAKPIASNDTPEGKAQNRRVEITVN; encoded by the coding sequence ATGTCGGGTTCGGACGAATCTCGGACAATCACAGGCTGGCAAACAGCCTCAAAGTTATATCGGCGACCACCCGGATTGGGTTGGTTGTTGGCGCTTGCGGCGGTCCCGTTGTTGCTGGGGCTGATCGGATGGGGTGGGCTCGACCGCTCCGGTAAGGACGTCAATCTCACGCGACCGGATATCAATCCCACGGCCACGATGACCGCTCCGGATGTGAATGCACCGGACATTAACGCGCCCAATGTGAATTTGCCGAACCTTTCGTTCGCGCCGTTGTCAATCCTTCGTAACGGCAATGACTTCACCCTGTCCGGTGATTTGCCCGACCTGGCTGCCAAGAACTCGCTGCTGGATTGGTTGCGCGGGAAGTTCGGTGCGGGCGTCAATCTGATCGACAACCTGAATCTGTCTGCCGGCGTGAGTACCCCTGATGTTTCGGCATTGGGCAAGGTGTTCGACGCGAGCGTGGACATTCCGGATTTCAACTTCAGCATCGAAGGCGACACCCTGACGCTGACCGGAACCGCTCCGTCGGCTGAGGTTCGTGACGCCGTGGAGGCGGCCGCCAAGGCGGCATGGCCGAACATCAAGCTCGTCAACAACATTCAGATCGCCGCCGCACCGTCTGCGCCGGCTCCGCCCGCGAATCCCGCCACCCCCGGACCTTGTGCGGTACTGCAGGGCGATGTGAGTGCACTGTTGCGCACGCCGATCAACTTCAGCACCGACGGGTTCGTGCTGGCCCCGGCATCGCAGCAGTTGCTCTCGCAGGTGGCCGACAAGCTCAAGTCCTGCGCAGGCGCGCAGGTGGCTGTGACCGGTTACACCGACAACACGGGCAATGATGCGATCAATGTCCCGCTGAGTAGCAATCGTGCGAAAGCTGTTGCGGATTATCTGGTTTCGCAGGGGCTGGCGGCCGACCACGTGACGTCGTCCGGTGCGGGTTCGGCGAAGCCGATCGCCAGCAATGACACACCCGAAGGCAAGGCGCAGAACCGCCGCGTCGAGATCACGGTCAATTAG
- a CDS encoding MarR family winged helix-turn-helix transcriptional regulator yields the protein MSVDRTELADEVWRALARLVFDHRDGWKRAVIEESGLPFSRIRVLQRLQRAPMTVTQLAHAATVDAPAASVAVNDLEERGLIARAVDPADRRRKLVSLTEQGWVLLARIDRVGDSAPAALTALDTEDLETLQFVLRKIPLP from the coding sequence ATGTCCGTTGACCGGACCGAGTTGGCCGACGAGGTGTGGCGGGCGTTGGCCCGGCTGGTGTTCGACCATCGCGACGGCTGGAAGCGGGCGGTGATCGAGGAGAGCGGGCTGCCGTTCAGCCGTATCCGCGTCCTGCAGCGGCTTCAGCGGGCCCCGATGACGGTCACGCAGTTGGCTCACGCGGCCACGGTCGACGCCCCGGCGGCCAGCGTCGCGGTCAACGACCTCGAGGAGCGCGGGCTGATAGCGCGGGCGGTCGACCCGGCCGACCGCCGCCGAAAGTTGGTCTCGCTGACCGAACAGGGGTGGGTGCTGCTGGCGCGGATCGACCGGGTTGGGGACTCGGCCCCGGCCGCACTGACCGCGCTCGACACCGAGGACCTCGAGACGCTTCAGTTCGTCCTGCGCAAGATCCCCTTGCCGTAG